Proteins co-encoded in one Candidatus Kryptoniota bacterium genomic window:
- a CDS encoding SDR family oxidoreductase — MKDKICMVTGASGGIGKAAALGLAKKGATVILVCHNRTNGELAATEIKSVSGNSNIFLICGDLSNRKGVHDVADGFKDRFGSLHILVNNAGALVPKRYLTADGLEMTFGLNHLGYFHLTNLLLNTMKRSAPSRIINVASDVHRYVQLDLVDTQSEHGYSSMKAYARSKLANIMFTYELAHRLEGKEITVNCMHPGAVKSDFYRNASGPVKTYYSLFGWTMRSPEKGAETIVYLASSVEVTGITGKYFIDKKQVLSSEHSRDSETSRKLWELSEHLTSMK; from the coding sequence TTGAAAGACAAAATATGCATGGTGACAGGTGCGAGCGGCGGCATCGGGAAAGCTGCGGCTCTCGGGCTGGCGAAGAAAGGCGCAACAGTCATACTCGTCTGTCACAACAGAACCAATGGGGAGCTCGCGGCGACCGAAATAAAATCGGTATCGGGTAACTCGAACATCTTTCTAATCTGCGGCGATCTGTCAAACCGGAAAGGGGTCCACGATGTCGCCGACGGGTTTAAGGACAGGTTCGGTTCGCTCCATATCCTTGTGAATAATGCGGGCGCTCTGGTGCCGAAGCGATATCTCACGGCTGACGGATTAGAGATGACGTTCGGCCTCAACCATTTAGGATATTTTCACCTGACAAATTTACTCCTGAACACCATGAAACGGTCGGCGCCCTCAAGAATAATAAACGTTGCATCGGATGTACACCGGTACGTGCAGCTAGATCTCGTCGACACGCAGAGCGAGCATGGTTACTCATCGATGAAAGCGTACGCGCGATCAAAGCTTGCAAACATCATGTTCACTTACGAGCTCGCACACCGCCTGGAAGGAAAAGAGATCACTGTGAATTGCATGCACCCCGGCGCGGTGAAGTCAGATTTTTATCGCAATGCATCGGGCCCGGTAAAGACGTACTATTCGCTGTTCGGGTGGACGATGCGCTCGCCTGAAAAAGGAGCGGAGACGATCGTCTATCTTGCATCGTCAGTCGAGGTGACAGGAATTACCGGAAAGTACTTTATCGATAAGAAGCAGGTGCTCTCTTCCGAACATTCACGCGACTCGGAGACATCGAGAAAATTGTGGGAACTAAGCGAGCATCTCACTTCGATGAAATGA
- a CDS encoding class I SAM-dependent methyltransferase, translating to MKSIQFDRVADLYDSYVNQDFDIPYFLEEAKNARGKVLELTSGTGRVSVPLIRGGIDLTCVDYSTGMLSVLQRKTENGWLPCKLIAMDMTQLALRQKFELIFIPFNSFSEILERDLQKQTLERIMEHLTDSGHFICTLHNERIRLGNIDGRPGTLGRFPTKTGGSLVVRYHFNYDHSTRLAHGFQYYELFDHESRMVGERSLEINFYLFNREEFELLIRECGFDVVNLYGDYSKSKFDEEHSPFMIWKLKKSDKWTS from the coding sequence TTGAAATCGATACAGTTCGATCGCGTGGCGGACCTCTACGATTCCTATGTCAATCAAGATTTCGATATTCCCTACTTCTTGGAGGAAGCCAAAAACGCGCGGGGAAAAGTTCTCGAGCTGACTTCAGGCACAGGAAGAGTCTCAGTCCCCCTCATCCGCGGCGGGATCGATCTGACGTGTGTCGACTATTCAACAGGCATGCTCTCTGTCCTCCAGCGCAAGACCGAAAACGGCTGGCTTCCGTGTAAGCTCATCGCGATGGACATGACTCAGCTTGCGCTCCGCCAGAAATTCGAACTGATTTTCATTCCATTTAATTCCTTCTCCGAAATCCTGGAACGCGATCTGCAAAAGCAGACACTCGAACGCATCATGGAACACCTGACTGATTCGGGCCATTTCATTTGTACTCTTCACAACGAGCGGATCAGACTCGGGAATATCGACGGACGCCCGGGCACGCTCGGACGATTCCCCACCAAGACGGGCGGATCACTCGTCGTCAGGTATCATTTTAATTACGATCACTCCACACGGCTTGCTCATGGATTTCAGTATTACGAGTTGTTCGATCATGAGAGCAGAATGGTGGGCGAGCGCTCTCTCGAGATTAATTTTTACCTGTTCAACCGGGAAGAGTTTGAACTCTTGATCCGCGAGTGCGGTTTTGATGTTGTCAATCTGTATGGCGACTATTCAAAGAGCAAATTTGACGAGGAACATTCCCCTTTCATGATATGGAAGCTTAAAAAGTCGGATAAGTGGACAAGCTGA